Proteins found in one Salmo salar chromosome ssa26, Ssal_v3.1, whole genome shotgun sequence genomic segment:
- the LOC106587637 gene encoding insulin gene enhancer protein ISL-3 isoform X4: MVDIIFNSSFLGDMGDHSKKKSGFAMCVGCGSQIHDQYILRVSPDLEWHAACLKCAECSQYLDETCTCFVRNGKTYCKRDYVRLFGIKCAKCNLGFSSSDLVMRARDNVYHIECFRCSVCSRQLLPGDEFSLRDEELLCRADHSLLMERSSAGSPISPGHIHSNRSLHLAEPVTVRAPHRNHVHKQSEKTTRVRTVLNEKQLHTLRTCYNANPRPDALMKEQLVEMTGLSPRVIRVWFQNKRCKDKKRSILMKQLQQQQHSDKTSLQGLTGTPLVARSPIRHDNTVQGNSVEVQTYQPPWKALSEFALQSDLDQPAFQQLVSFSESGSLGNSSGSDVTSLSSHLPDTPNSMVPSPVET, from the exons ATGGTGGATATTATTTTCAACTCTTCTTTCTTGGGTGATATGGGGGATCATTCCAAAA AGAAGTCCGGATTCGCGATGTGTGTAGGCTGTGGAAGTCAGATACATGACCAGTACATTCTGAGAGTTTCCCCGGACCTGGAGTGGCATGCAGCCTGCCTGAAGTGTGCAGAGTGCAGCCAGTACCTGGATGAGACATGCACTTGCTTCGTACGGAACGGAAAAACCTATTGCAAAAGAGATTATGTAAG GTTATTTGGAATAAAATGTGCAAAATGTAACCTGGGATTCAGCAGCAGTGATTTGGTGATGCGAGCCCGGGACAACGTGTACCACATCGAGTGTTTCAGATGTTCCGTGTGTAGCAGGCAGCTCTTGCCGGGGGATGAGTTCTCTCTCCGGGACGAGGAGCTGCTATGTCGGGCGGACCACAGTTTACTAATGGAGCGGAGCTCCGCCGGAAGCCCAATCAGCCCCGGACATATCCACTCCAACAGATCACTACACTTAGCAG AGCCGGTGACAGTACGGGCACCACACCGAAACCACGTCCACAAGCAGTCAGAGAAGACAACACGAGTGCGAACCGTTTTGAACGAGAAGCAGCTCCACACGTTACGGACCTGCTACAACGCCAATCCGCGGCCAGATGCGCTAATGAAGGAACAACTGGTGGAAATGACCGGCCTCAGCCCAAGGGTTATTCGAGTTTGGTTCCAGAATAAAAGATGCAAAGACAAAAAGAGATCTATTCTCATGAAGCAACTTCAGCAGCAGCAACACAGTGATAAGACT AGTCTACAGGGGCTCACAGGTACGCCTCTGGTTGCCAGAAGCCCTATCAGGCACGACAACACGGTGCAGGGTAACTCGGTGGAGGTGCAGACCTACCAGCCGCCCTGGAAGGCCCTCAGCGAGTTCGCCCTGCAGAGTGATCTGGACCAGCCGGCCTTTCAACAACTg GTGTCTTTCTCGGAATCGGGTTCATTGGGAAACTCCTCCGGCAGCGACGTGACTTCTCTGTCATCGCACTTACCCGACACCCCGAACAGCATGGTACCAAGTCCCGTGGAGACGTGA
- the LOC106587637 gene encoding insulin gene enhancer protein ISL-3 isoform X3, which yields MVDIIFNSSFLGDMGDHSKKKSGFAMCVGCGSQIHDQYILRVSPDLEWHAACLKCAECSQYLDETCTCFVRNGKTYCKRDYVRLFGIKCAKCNLGFSSSDLVMRARDNVYHIECFRCSVCSRQLLPGDEFSLRDEELLCRADHSLLMERSSAGSPISPGHIHSNRSLHLAAEPVTVRAPHRNHVHKQSEKTTRVRTVLNEKQLHTLRTCYNANPRPDALMKEQLVEMTGLSPRVIRVWFQNKRCKDKKRSILMKQLQQQQHSDKTSLQGLTGTPLVARSPIRHDNTVQGNSVEVQTYQPPWKALSEFALQSDLDQPAFQQLVSFSESGSLGNSSGSDVTSLSSHLPDTPNSMVPSPVET from the exons ATGGTGGATATTATTTTCAACTCTTCTTTCTTGGGTGATATGGGGGATCATTCCAAAA AGAAGTCCGGATTCGCGATGTGTGTAGGCTGTGGAAGTCAGATACATGACCAGTACATTCTGAGAGTTTCCCCGGACCTGGAGTGGCATGCAGCCTGCCTGAAGTGTGCAGAGTGCAGCCAGTACCTGGATGAGACATGCACTTGCTTCGTACGGAACGGAAAAACCTATTGCAAAAGAGATTATGTAAG GTTATTTGGAATAAAATGTGCAAAATGTAACCTGGGATTCAGCAGCAGTGATTTGGTGATGCGAGCCCGGGACAACGTGTACCACATCGAGTGTTTCAGATGTTCCGTGTGTAGCAGGCAGCTCTTGCCGGGGGATGAGTTCTCTCTCCGGGACGAGGAGCTGCTATGTCGGGCGGACCACAGTTTACTAATGGAGCGGAGCTCCGCCGGAAGCCCAATCAGCCCCGGACATATCCACTCCAACAGATCACTACACTTAGCAG CAGAGCCGGTGACAGTACGGGCACCACACCGAAACCACGTCCACAAGCAGTCAGAGAAGACAACACGAGTGCGAACCGTTTTGAACGAGAAGCAGCTCCACACGTTACGGACCTGCTACAACGCCAATCCGCGGCCAGATGCGCTAATGAAGGAACAACTGGTGGAAATGACCGGCCTCAGCCCAAGGGTTATTCGAGTTTGGTTCCAGAATAAAAGATGCAAAGACAAAAAGAGATCTATTCTCATGAAGCAACTTCAGCAGCAGCAACACAGTGATAAGACT AGTCTACAGGGGCTCACAGGTACGCCTCTGGTTGCCAGAAGCCCTATCAGGCACGACAACACGGTGCAGGGTAACTCGGTGGAGGTGCAGACCTACCAGCCGCCCTGGAAGGCCCTCAGCGAGTTCGCCCTGCAGAGTGATCTGGACCAGCCGGCCTTTCAACAACTg GTGTCTTTCTCGGAATCGGGTTCATTGGGAAACTCCTCCGGCAGCGACGTGACTTCTCTGTCATCGCACTTACCCGACACCCCGAACAGCATGGTACCAAGTCCCGTGGAGACGTGA
- the LOC106587637 gene encoding insulin gene enhancer protein ISL-3 isoform X2: MVDIIFNSSFLGDMGDHSKKKSGFAMCVGCGSQIHDQYILRVSPDLEWHAACLKCAECSQYLDETCTCFVRNGKTYCKRDYVRLFGIKCAKCNLGFSSSDLVMRARDNVYHIECFRCSVCSRQLLPGDEFSLRDEELLCRADHSLLMERSSAGSPISPGHIHSNRSLHLAEPVTVRAPHRNHVHKQSEKTTRVRTVLNEKQLHTLRTCYNANPRPDALMKEQLVEMTGLSPRVIRVWFQNKRCKDKKRSILMKQLQQQQHSDKTVSIFSLQGLTGTPLVARSPIRHDNTVQGNSVEVQTYQPPWKALSEFALQSDLDQPAFQQLVSFSESGSLGNSSGSDVTSLSSHLPDTPNSMVPSPVET, translated from the exons ATGGTGGATATTATTTTCAACTCTTCTTTCTTGGGTGATATGGGGGATCATTCCAAAA AGAAGTCCGGATTCGCGATGTGTGTAGGCTGTGGAAGTCAGATACATGACCAGTACATTCTGAGAGTTTCCCCGGACCTGGAGTGGCATGCAGCCTGCCTGAAGTGTGCAGAGTGCAGCCAGTACCTGGATGAGACATGCACTTGCTTCGTACGGAACGGAAAAACCTATTGCAAAAGAGATTATGTAAG GTTATTTGGAATAAAATGTGCAAAATGTAACCTGGGATTCAGCAGCAGTGATTTGGTGATGCGAGCCCGGGACAACGTGTACCACATCGAGTGTTTCAGATGTTCCGTGTGTAGCAGGCAGCTCTTGCCGGGGGATGAGTTCTCTCTCCGGGACGAGGAGCTGCTATGTCGGGCGGACCACAGTTTACTAATGGAGCGGAGCTCCGCCGGAAGCCCAATCAGCCCCGGACATATCCACTCCAACAGATCACTACACTTAGCAG AGCCGGTGACAGTACGGGCACCACACCGAAACCACGTCCACAAGCAGTCAGAGAAGACAACACGAGTGCGAACCGTTTTGAACGAGAAGCAGCTCCACACGTTACGGACCTGCTACAACGCCAATCCGCGGCCAGATGCGCTAATGAAGGAACAACTGGTGGAAATGACCGGCCTCAGCCCAAGGGTTATTCGAGTTTGGTTCCAGAATAAAAGATGCAAAGACAAAAAGAGATCTATTCTCATGAAGCAACTTCAGCAGCAGCAACACAGTGATAAGACTGTAAGCATCTTC AGTCTACAGGGGCTCACAGGTACGCCTCTGGTTGCCAGAAGCCCTATCAGGCACGACAACACGGTGCAGGGTAACTCGGTGGAGGTGCAGACCTACCAGCCGCCCTGGAAGGCCCTCAGCGAGTTCGCCCTGCAGAGTGATCTGGACCAGCCGGCCTTTCAACAACTg GTGTCTTTCTCGGAATCGGGTTCATTGGGAAACTCCTCCGGCAGCGACGTGACTTCTCTGTCATCGCACTTACCCGACACCCCGAACAGCATGGTACCAAGTCCCGTGGAGACGTGA
- the LOC106587637 gene encoding insulin gene enhancer protein ISL-3 isoform X1, with protein sequence MVDIIFNSSFLGDMGDHSKKKSGFAMCVGCGSQIHDQYILRVSPDLEWHAACLKCAECSQYLDETCTCFVRNGKTYCKRDYVRLFGIKCAKCNLGFSSSDLVMRARDNVYHIECFRCSVCSRQLLPGDEFSLRDEELLCRADHSLLMERSSAGSPISPGHIHSNRSLHLAAEPVTVRAPHRNHVHKQSEKTTRVRTVLNEKQLHTLRTCYNANPRPDALMKEQLVEMTGLSPRVIRVWFQNKRCKDKKRSILMKQLQQQQHSDKTVSIFSLQGLTGTPLVARSPIRHDNTVQGNSVEVQTYQPPWKALSEFALQSDLDQPAFQQLVSFSESGSLGNSSGSDVTSLSSHLPDTPNSMVPSPVET encoded by the exons ATGGTGGATATTATTTTCAACTCTTCTTTCTTGGGTGATATGGGGGATCATTCCAAAA AGAAGTCCGGATTCGCGATGTGTGTAGGCTGTGGAAGTCAGATACATGACCAGTACATTCTGAGAGTTTCCCCGGACCTGGAGTGGCATGCAGCCTGCCTGAAGTGTGCAGAGTGCAGCCAGTACCTGGATGAGACATGCACTTGCTTCGTACGGAACGGAAAAACCTATTGCAAAAGAGATTATGTAAG GTTATTTGGAATAAAATGTGCAAAATGTAACCTGGGATTCAGCAGCAGTGATTTGGTGATGCGAGCCCGGGACAACGTGTACCACATCGAGTGTTTCAGATGTTCCGTGTGTAGCAGGCAGCTCTTGCCGGGGGATGAGTTCTCTCTCCGGGACGAGGAGCTGCTATGTCGGGCGGACCACAGTTTACTAATGGAGCGGAGCTCCGCCGGAAGCCCAATCAGCCCCGGACATATCCACTCCAACAGATCACTACACTTAGCAG CAGAGCCGGTGACAGTACGGGCACCACACCGAAACCACGTCCACAAGCAGTCAGAGAAGACAACACGAGTGCGAACCGTTTTGAACGAGAAGCAGCTCCACACGTTACGGACCTGCTACAACGCCAATCCGCGGCCAGATGCGCTAATGAAGGAACAACTGGTGGAAATGACCGGCCTCAGCCCAAGGGTTATTCGAGTTTGGTTCCAGAATAAAAGATGCAAAGACAAAAAGAGATCTATTCTCATGAAGCAACTTCAGCAGCAGCAACACAGTGATAAGACTGTAAGCATCTTC AGTCTACAGGGGCTCACAGGTACGCCTCTGGTTGCCAGAAGCCCTATCAGGCACGACAACACGGTGCAGGGTAACTCGGTGGAGGTGCAGACCTACCAGCCGCCCTGGAAGGCCCTCAGCGAGTTCGCCCTGCAGAGTGATCTGGACCAGCCGGCCTTTCAACAACTg GTGTCTTTCTCGGAATCGGGTTCATTGGGAAACTCCTCCGGCAGCGACGTGACTTCTCTGTCATCGCACTTACCCGACACCCCGAACAGCATGGTACCAAGTCCCGTGGAGACGTGA
- the LOC106587637 gene encoding insulin gene enhancer protein ISL-3 isoform X5: MRHALASYGTEKPIAKEIMLFGIKCAKCNLGFSSSDLVMRARDNVYHIECFRCSVCSRQLLPGDEFSLRDEELLCRADHSLLMERSSAGSPISPGHIHSNRSLHLAAEPVTVRAPHRNHVHKQSEKTTRVRTVLNEKQLHTLRTCYNANPRPDALMKEQLVEMTGLSPRVIRVWFQNKRCKDKKRSILMKQLQQQQHSDKTVSIFSLQGLTGTPLVARSPIRHDNTVQGNSVEVQTYQPPWKALSEFALQSDLDQPAFQQLVSFSESGSLGNSSGSDVTSLSSHLPDTPNSMVPSPVET; the protein is encoded by the exons ATGAGACATGCACTTGCTTCGTACGGAACGGAAAAACCTATTGCAAAAGAGATTAT GTTATTTGGAATAAAATGTGCAAAATGTAACCTGGGATTCAGCAGCAGTGATTTGGTGATGCGAGCCCGGGACAACGTGTACCACATCGAGTGTTTCAGATGTTCCGTGTGTAGCAGGCAGCTCTTGCCGGGGGATGAGTTCTCTCTCCGGGACGAGGAGCTGCTATGTCGGGCGGACCACAGTTTACTAATGGAGCGGAGCTCCGCCGGAAGCCCAATCAGCCCCGGACATATCCACTCCAACAGATCACTACACTTAGCAG CAGAGCCGGTGACAGTACGGGCACCACACCGAAACCACGTCCACAAGCAGTCAGAGAAGACAACACGAGTGCGAACCGTTTTGAACGAGAAGCAGCTCCACACGTTACGGACCTGCTACAACGCCAATCCGCGGCCAGATGCGCTAATGAAGGAACAACTGGTGGAAATGACCGGCCTCAGCCCAAGGGTTATTCGAGTTTGGTTCCAGAATAAAAGATGCAAAGACAAAAAGAGATCTATTCTCATGAAGCAACTTCAGCAGCAGCAACACAGTGATAAGACTGTAAGCATCTTC AGTCTACAGGGGCTCACAGGTACGCCTCTGGTTGCCAGAAGCCCTATCAGGCACGACAACACGGTGCAGGGTAACTCGGTGGAGGTGCAGACCTACCAGCCGCCCTGGAAGGCCCTCAGCGAGTTCGCCCTGCAGAGTGATCTGGACCAGCCGGCCTTTCAACAACTg GTGTCTTTCTCGGAATCGGGTTCATTGGGAAACTCCTCCGGCAGCGACGTGACTTCTCTGTCATCGCACTTACCCGACACCCCGAACAGCATGGTACCAAGTCCCGTGGAGACGTGA